From the genome of Candidatus Electrothrix communis, one region includes:
- the lptE gene encoding LPS assembly lipoprotein LptE, translated as MTGQIRNLLFFLCIFFFLGGCGYYFPNVYTGPEMLVYMPNWKNRTDKLGIDNSMYQSLSAWFQKSEKINLTKDKEAADLVLAGEIVSIDLPGIGWDTDAQTTDVKVELRLRYVLKNLKTGKILWEVANDIWTENYNTLTDRADTEDEAVEEILDEISEKIYLGTLTKIRKMNRALLLDEAKDK; from the coding sequence GTGACTGGTCAAATCCGAAACTTACTGTTTTTTCTCTGTATTTTTTTCTTTCTCGGCGGTTGCGGGTATTATTTCCCCAATGTATATACTGGCCCTGAAATGCTGGTGTACATGCCGAACTGGAAAAACCGTACTGATAAACTTGGTATTGATAATAGTATGTATCAATCCTTGTCAGCATGGTTTCAGAAGTCGGAAAAAATTAATCTGACCAAGGACAAGGAAGCAGCTGATCTGGTGCTTGCTGGAGAAATTGTTTCTATCGATCTTCCTGGGATAGGATGGGATACAGATGCGCAGACAACTGATGTTAAAGTTGAATTGCGTTTGCGCTATGTGCTCAAAAACTTGAAGACCGGCAAGATCCTTTGGGAAGTGGCCAATGATATCTGGACAGAGAATTATAATACGTTGACAGATCGGGCTGACACGGAAGACGAGGCTGTTGAGGAGATCCTTGATGAAATCTCAGAAAAAATTTATCTTGGAACTTTGACGAAAATACGGAAGATGAATAGAGCGCTGTTACTTGACGAGGCAAAAGATAAATAA
- the ade gene encoding adenine deaminase, translating to MMSRAAAGQEDRLDNRLHKQLIDCAAGRVQADLVLKNGRIIHVFTGEVAQGDIAVINGYIAGVSAHGEYEGKEEVDLAGCYVSPGFIDGHIHLESSLLTPSRFATAVVPRGTTTVICDPHEIANVCGKVGVDFMLSRAAPLTVYGMAPSCVPATHMESSGFQLSVDDIDELFEHPNIIGLAEMMNFPGTVAGDPEVLAKIFSARSRGVLIDGHAPGLSGKALQAYVAAGISSDHECTTLAEAWEKLRAGMAIFIREGSTARNLEALFPLFRTAAAHQCLLVTDDRHADDLVQYGHMDFLLRRAVELGADAVTAVQMVTVNPARHFRLDHLGAVAPGYKADLVVFEDLKQFRARQVYCAGECVAENGKMLVEIPDQKEVALDPALQATVRIRPDLVDLSVPVVSGTSGKSEEIRVITCADGQITTGQVFIKPKIKKGFVLADPDRDILKVAVIERHHGTHNVGVGFVQGFGFRNGAIASTVAHDAHNLIVVGTDDASMMLAINKIIEMQGGLVITGGKRVLEALPLPIAGLMTTESAEKVCTSLRRLESAIKKIGVTVKNPFMLLSFLALPVIPELKITDKGLVDVLKFSIVPLQGDTEKNKKIV from the coding sequence ATGATGAGCCGGGCAGCAGCAGGACAAGAGGACAGGCTGGATAACAGACTGCATAAGCAATTGATTGATTGTGCCGCCGGTCGAGTACAGGCGGATCTCGTTTTGAAAAATGGTCGGATTATCCATGTGTTTACCGGGGAAGTAGCTCAGGGAGATATCGCTGTCATTAACGGGTATATTGCCGGTGTTAGTGCTCACGGCGAGTATGAGGGAAAAGAAGAAGTAGATCTTGCTGGCTGCTATGTCAGCCCGGGGTTTATTGACGGGCATATTCATCTTGAAAGTTCTCTGCTCACGCCTTCCCGATTTGCGACTGCTGTTGTACCCCGTGGGACAACCACTGTCATCTGTGACCCGCACGAAATTGCCAATGTCTGCGGAAAGGTCGGGGTTGACTTTATGCTCTCCCGGGCTGCTCCCCTTACGGTGTACGGGATGGCACCTTCCTGCGTTCCGGCAACCCATATGGAGAGCAGTGGTTTTCAGCTGTCAGTTGATGATATAGACGAGTTGTTTGAACACCCCAATATTATCGGGCTGGCGGAAATGATGAATTTTCCCGGTACAGTTGCCGGGGACCCTGAGGTGCTGGCGAAGATTTTTTCTGCCCGCAGCAGAGGGGTACTTATTGATGGTCATGCTCCTGGGTTGAGCGGCAAGGCCCTGCAAGCCTATGTTGCCGCCGGAATCAGTTCGGATCATGAGTGTACAACCTTGGCTGAGGCCTGGGAGAAGTTGCGGGCAGGAATGGCGATTTTTATCCGAGAAGGCTCAACAGCCCGTAATCTGGAGGCCCTGTTTCCCCTTTTTCGTACCGCAGCTGCTCATCAATGCTTGTTGGTAACAGATGACCGCCACGCCGATGATTTGGTGCAGTACGGGCATATGGATTTTCTGCTCCGCCGAGCTGTGGAGCTAGGCGCGGATGCTGTGACAGCCGTGCAGATGGTCACGGTGAACCCTGCTCGTCATTTCAGGCTTGATCATCTCGGAGCTGTTGCGCCGGGGTATAAGGCTGACTTAGTGGTGTTTGAGGATTTGAAGCAGTTCAGGGCCAGGCAGGTGTATTGCGCCGGTGAATGCGTGGCTGAAAACGGGAAGATGCTGGTTGAAATCCCGGATCAGAAGGAAGTGGCCCTTGATCCAGCTCTACAGGCAACGGTGAGAATTCGCCCTGATTTGGTTGATCTCAGCGTGCCTGTCGTTTCAGGAACATCAGGAAAGTCAGAGGAAATACGGGTAATCACCTGTGCAGACGGTCAGATCACTACCGGGCAGGTTTTTATTAAGCCGAAAATCAAAAAAGGTTTCGTGCTTGCTGATCCAGATCGCGATATACTCAAGGTTGCGGTTATTGAACGACATCATGGTACCCATAATGTAGGGGTCGGTTTTGTGCAAGGCTTCGGGTTCAGAAATGGGGCTATAGCTTCCACTGTTGCCCATGATGCACATAATTTGATCGTTGTCGGCACCGATGATGCCTCTATGATGTTGGCGATAAATAAAATCATTGAAATGCAGGGAGGGCTGGTGATAACAGGTGGAAAACGAGTTCTTGAGGCTCTCCCCTTACCTATAGCCGGGTTAATGACAACTGAGTCTGCTGAGAAGGTCTGTACCTCTCTTCGAAGGCTTGAAAGCGCAATAAAAAAAATAGGGGTAACGGTGAAAAATCCTTTCATGCTCCTCAGTTTTCTTGCGCTGCCGGTTATTCCAGAGTTGAAAATCACGGATAAAGGCCTTGTTGATGTGCTCAAATTCAGCATCGTCCCTTTGCAAGGAGATACGGAAAAAAATAAAAAAATAGTATAA
- a CDS encoding roadblock/LC7 domain-containing protein: MNYGVVSQEQLEKIDEILSEQLIKIGVDCVIIIDMAGNIITAKDNGTSKYDVYSFAALAAGNFATVDAMAKLVGEQEFSLLFHKGTDCNIHFSKIDEELLLITMFGKHISLGFLRLNVVKALEQIRKLWAGK, translated from the coding sequence ATGAATTACGGTGTGGTCAGCCAGGAACAGCTAGAAAAGATTGATGAAATCCTGTCGGAGCAGCTCATCAAGATAGGAGTAGACTGTGTCATCATTATTGACATGGCAGGGAACATCATTACGGCTAAGGACAACGGCACTTCCAAATATGATGTTTATTCATTCGCAGCTCTGGCAGCCGGTAACTTTGCTACAGTTGATGCTATGGCGAAATTGGTCGGAGAGCAGGAGTTTTCTTTGCTCTTCCATAAGGGGACGGATTGTAATATCCATTTTTCGAAAATCGACGAGGAGCTTTTGCTGATCACCATGTTCGGTAAGCATATTTCGCTTGGTTTTCTCAGGCTGAATGTGGTTAAGGCGCTGGAACAGATAAGAAAACTCTGGGCTGGTAAATGA
- a CDS encoding GTPase domain-containing protein, with product MSFINLREKIVQVKVVYYGPGRGGKTSNLEYINRKFSKQIQSEMVSLKTHGDRTLFFDFLPFDMGKIKGYELKIQLYTVPGQVKYNATRKLVLKGVDGLVFVADAQEAMREKNIRSLNQLHENLKSYKESIFKIPLVMQYNKVDLRNQGIPVLPTAVLEKDLNSKLKVPSFEASALTGYNVPETLKKIISSTVVSVQKKLL from the coding sequence TTGAGCTTTATTAATCTACGCGAGAAAATCGTACAAGTAAAAGTCGTTTATTACGGTCCGGGCAGGGGGGGGAAGACCTCTAACCTTGAATATATCAATCGTAAATTCAGTAAGCAGATCCAGTCAGAAATGGTCAGCCTGAAGACACATGGTGATCGTACCTTATTTTTTGACTTTCTTCCCTTTGATATGGGAAAGATAAAAGGGTATGAGCTGAAAATTCAGCTCTATACTGTACCAGGTCAGGTGAAGTACAACGCAACTCGTAAGTTGGTTTTGAAAGGGGTAGATGGCTTGGTTTTTGTTGCTGACGCACAGGAAGCCATGCGGGAGAAGAATATACGTTCTCTTAATCAGCTCCATGAGAATCTCAAGAGTTATAAGGAGTCTATTTTTAAGATTCCTTTGGTCATGCAGTACAATAAGGTGGATTTGCGGAATCAAGGAATTCCGGTATTGCCGACTGCTGTTCTGGAAAAGGATTTGAACAGCAAATTAAAAGTTCCTTCCTTTGAGGCTAGTGCTCTGACTGGGTATAATGTTCCTGAAACACTGAAAAAGATAATTTCATCCACAGTGGTGTCGGTACAGAAAAAACTCTTGTAA
- a CDS encoding succinate dehydrogenase cytochrome b subunit has protein sequence MFDFLQGTLTSLGRKYTMAVSGFFLGVFLLTHAAGNSFIFQGKAAFNAYAEQLHSLGLLVPVAEFFLLIIFLTHIFIGIALFLKNQDAAGSRYAVKTSSGGETWGSRTMPWTGLIILAFLLLHLFNVRFVDQTLPIADVVGQTLAHPLYTLFYLCGITAVVLHTSHGFWSLLQTWGVHHPRYNALIRGGACLLAVLICMVFLGVVVVLW, from the coding sequence ATGTTCGATTTCCTGCAAGGGACTCTCACGTCACTCGGCAGAAAGTACACCATGGCCGTAAGCGGTTTTTTCCTTGGTGTCTTTCTGCTGACCCATGCAGCGGGTAATAGTTTTATCTTTCAAGGGAAAGCCGCTTTTAATGCCTATGCGGAGCAGCTGCATTCATTAGGCCTGCTGGTTCCTGTGGCAGAATTTTTTCTGCTCATCATCTTTCTGACCCATATTTTTATCGGTATTGCTCTCTTCCTCAAAAACCAGGATGCAGCTGGCAGCCGGTACGCAGTGAAGACTTCCTCAGGCGGAGAAACTTGGGGCTCTCGTACCATGCCGTGGACCGGATTGATTATCCTTGCCTTTCTTCTTCTTCATCTTTTCAATGTCCGCTTTGTTGATCAAACCCTTCCTATTGCGGATGTCGTAGGTCAGACCCTCGCGCATCCCCTTTATACGTTATTTTATCTTTGCGGCATAACAGCCGTGGTTTTGCATACCAGTCATGGATTTTGGTCGTTATTGCAAACTTGGGGTGTTCATCATCCACGCTATAACGCCTTGATTCGAGGTGGGGCCTGCTTGTTGGCGGTGCTCATTTGTATGGTTTTTTTAGGGGTTGTTGTGGTTTTATGGTGA
- a CDS encoding fumarate reductase/succinate dehydrogenase flavoprotein subunit, translating to MHLNPNIPPGPLCEKWDNCRFSNKLVSPANRRKYEVIVVGTGLAGASAAASLAELGYNVKSFCIQDSPRRAHSIAAQGGINAAKNYQNDSDSVFRLFYDTIKGGDFRSREANVYRLAQISNAIIDHCAAQGVPFAREYGGSLANRSFGGAQVSRTFYARGQTGQQLLLGAYSSLMRQVAAGKVTIYSRREMMDVVVIDGQARGIIVRNLLTGELERYSANAVVLATGGYGNAFYLSTNAMASNVTAAWRAHKRGAGFANPCFVQIHPTCIPVHGDYQSKLTLMSESLRNDGRVWVPKNRDDRRSPADIPEAERDYYLERKYPGFGNLVPRDVASRNAKEVCDQGQGVGETGQAVYLDFAEAIERNGAETILKKYGNLFQMYERITAADPAKEPMMIYPAVHYTMGGLWVDYQLQSSLDGLFVIGEANFSDHGANRLGASALMQGLADGYFILPVTLGNYLAKVGADRPAVESSDFATTEEEVTARVARLLRNRDWKKSGTQPVDYYHRKLGVLLWDHCGMARNEDGLTKALAEIPAIREEFYANVYVPGTGQELNQSLERAGRVADFLEFAEVMVLDALERKESCGCHLREESQTEEHEAKRDDANYSHVTVWEHRGVGQPPLLHQESLQFEAVTPSQRSYK from the coding sequence ATGCATCTCAATCCCAATATCCCTCCTGGTCCCCTATGCGAAAAATGGGACAACTGCCGTTTTAGCAATAAGCTGGTGAGTCCTGCCAACCGGCGCAAATACGAAGTCATTGTGGTTGGTACCGGCTTGGCAGGGGCCTCAGCAGCCGCCTCTTTGGCTGAACTGGGCTATAATGTCAAATCTTTCTGCATTCAGGACAGCCCTCGTCGTGCCCACTCCATCGCAGCACAGGGGGGCATCAACGCAGCCAAGAATTATCAGAATGACAGTGACTCTGTTTTTCGCCTTTTTTACGATACCATCAAGGGTGGCGACTTTCGTTCCCGCGAAGCCAATGTGTATCGTCTCGCCCAGATTTCCAACGCCATCATCGATCACTGTGCAGCCCAAGGCGTGCCCTTTGCCCGTGAATACGGCGGCTCCCTGGCTAATCGTTCCTTTGGCGGAGCCCAGGTTTCCCGGACTTTTTACGCCCGTGGCCAGACCGGTCAGCAGCTGCTGCTTGGAGCCTACTCCTCTCTGATGCGTCAGGTTGCAGCTGGTAAGGTTACCATCTATTCACGTCGGGAGATGATGGACGTGGTCGTGATCGACGGGCAGGCACGGGGTATCATTGTCCGCAACCTGCTCACCGGCGAGTTGGAGAGATACTCGGCCAATGCGGTTGTCTTGGCCACGGGTGGTTACGGCAATGCCTTTTACCTGTCCACCAATGCGATGGCCAGTAATGTTACTGCGGCTTGGCGGGCGCATAAACGGGGAGCTGGGTTTGCTAACCCCTGCTTTGTCCAGATTCATCCGACCTGTATCCCCGTACATGGCGATTATCAATCCAAGCTGACCCTGATGAGCGAGAGTCTGCGCAATGATGGCCGGGTCTGGGTGCCGAAGAACAGGGACGATCGTCGTAGCCCTGCTGATATCCCGGAGGCGGAACGTGATTATTACCTGGAACGCAAGTATCCTGGCTTTGGTAATTTGGTGCCCAGGGATGTGGCCTCGCGTAATGCCAAGGAGGTCTGTGATCAAGGGCAGGGCGTGGGTGAGACCGGACAGGCAGTATATTTGGATTTTGCCGAGGCCATTGAGCGAAACGGCGCGGAAACCATTCTGAAGAAGTACGGCAACCTCTTTCAGATGTATGAGCGCATCACTGCTGCTGATCCGGCTAAAGAACCCATGATGATCTACCCGGCAGTCCATTATACCATGGGCGGTCTGTGGGTGGACTACCAGCTCCAGTCTTCGCTGGATGGACTGTTTGTCATTGGCGAGGCCAACTTCTCCGACCACGGGGCCAATCGGCTCGGGGCCAGTGCCCTCATGCAGGGATTGGCAGACGGATATTTCATCCTGCCCGTTACCCTAGGGAATTATCTCGCAAAAGTTGGCGCGGATCGCCCGGCGGTAGAGTCTTCGGATTTTGCTACGACAGAGGAAGAGGTCACGGCGCGGGTCGCTCGGCTCCTGCGTAATCGGGACTGGAAAAAATCTGGTACCCAGCCGGTGGATTATTATCACCGGAAGCTTGGTGTTCTGCTCTGGGATCACTGCGGCATGGCCCGTAATGAGGACGGGTTAACCAAGGCGCTTGCCGAGATCCCGGCTATTCGAGAAGAGTTCTACGCCAATGTGTACGTGCCCGGAACCGGACAGGAGCTGAACCAGTCGCTGGAACGGGCTGGTCGGGTGGCGGACTTTCTCGAATTCGCTGAAGTCATGGTTCTGGATGCCCTGGAACGGAAGGAGTCCTGCGGCTGTCATCTGCGGGAGGAAAGCCAGACTGAGGAACATGAGGCCAAGCGGGATGATGCAAATTACTCGCATGTGACGGTTTGGGAGCATAGAGGAGTTGGACAGCCTCCTCTCCTGCATCAGGAATCGCTTCAGTTCGAGGCTGTTACGCCTTCGCAGCGGAGTTATAAATAG
- a CDS encoding Uma2 family endonuclease, translating to MTLSYNQSYLAYRIAKVLDQDEKYNLHIEMTLDISGTDYIPDIALYKKGKIDFLHDKVKTDKPPLLLVEILSPKQAVHEITEKFEVYLQAGVQSCWLVIPPTKTIVLFQDIQQPLSCSGGRFTDPVIELEVAVEDIFS from the coding sequence ATGACCTTGTCGTATAATCAATCCTATCTCGCTTACAGGATTGCCAAGGTGCTGGATCAGGACGAAAAGTATAATCTGCATATTGAAATGACATTGGATATCAGCGGGACTGATTATATTCCTGATATTGCTTTGTATAAGAAGGGGAAGATTGATTTTCTTCATGATAAAGTAAAAACGGACAAGCCACCGCTTCTGTTGGTCGAGATATTGTCTCCTAAACAGGCTGTCCATGAAATCACTGAAAAGTTCGAGGTGTATTTACAGGCCGGAGTGCAATCCTGCTGGCTTGTGATTCCGCCGACCAAGACCATTGTTCTGTTTCAGGATATTCAGCAACCCCTTTCCTGTTCAGGCGGGCGGTTTACTGATCCGGTTATTGAACTTGAGGTTGCGGTTGAGGATATTTTTTCTTGA
- a CDS encoding tetratricopeptide repeat protein has translation MIRIARVVLIGVLMIGGVVRLGWSEENAAQHWEKLNEKVVGAYQQGKYQDGIAFAEQSYKYALEHFGAEHPKTLTAMNNLSGLYNTQGLYSQAEELLKEVVRLREKVLGAEDTSTMNASNRLALFYESQKRYEKAESLFKKIYELQKRVLGAEHQDAIVSLAHLAKLYHLQGRNREAASLIDEALQTAERHWNELNKKTATALKKGDYEQGINLAKQAYEYATKALGKTHQNTIISVNNLARLHVAQGQTNEAELLYKKAIQLSEKILGHEHPVTLASINSLGMVYVSMGRYSDAESYLQEALRLRKKVLGSEHEHTLTSINNLAGFYKSQGNYSEAEPLLKDALQLRKKVLGNEHPATLVSMNNLAGLYESQGHYQDAGPLYKDVLRLRKQVLGKEHPDTLVSMSNLAGLYESQGRYQDAEPIYKEGLHISAKVLGDEHPDTLAYGNNLAFLYQAQGRYLEAEPTYKEVFRLRRKVLGDEHPDTLISMNNLAVLYESQGRYNDAELNFKEVLRLREKVLGKAHPQTITSIHNLAALYKVQGHYGKAEPIFKEAFQLSNRVLGEEHPQTMTSINMLAGLYKAQHRYKEAEPLYKKAFELRRKILGPENPATLSSMNSLALLYDVQGRYEKAGPLLKDALRLTEKILRPENPKIFVSMNNLAALYLDQGRYNEAESLLEDVFRLSNKTLGRENPDTIYYSNNLAGVYESQGNYSKAEPLLEDALRLSKKVMDKNHPFTLVVQSNYIMLLVKTDRPVVALRQLQKQEELLLSRSFQELYTSSSEKVRRLYLQSTSKFQKIVFSLANHQSEKEYQQYAAEVMLRWKQVYADESRVQHQLLTLNNDEESKKINEQISASQKKLSQALRQQEEKPDIPKLIEKANQDETALLALARHLRTGLEVKDVKLDKVLSALPQDGGLVEYRLFSSVDFKTGDLGEHHLAALLLFGDPDAQKRFIFLDLGPLAEIVKLMDDLDAVRTNIKVLRDEIEKNGKEEDIAALQKQFKEADRLNTAACQKALAPLENHIKNLKQLYIAPDGRLNLLSFASMRLPDGRFLAERQQINRLQTGRDLLENKKDVPASKGMVAVGGVNYGPQPVKITQQADLRQITPRVKGAARQLDNGFGKLSGSRRETKNIFSTYTEKYKNNTQGKRFISDDASEYNLKHLKQPPRILHLSTHGFYLTDEKKELADEAPLLLSGLALAGANNGLQGKLDEHGDDGLLYSLEVLGLNLQGTELVSLSACDTGKGVVDYSEGVYGLVRAFRTAGAKNVLMTLTPVGDTTSKDFMEKFYDHYLAENLSPSRALHKTRLDFIRNGRPVKDWSPYVMVGR, from the coding sequence ATGATACGGATTGCAAGGGTTGTGCTGATTGGTGTGCTGATGATTGGCGGGGTGGTGCGGCTTGGGTGGAGCGAGGAAAACGCAGCACAGCATTGGGAAAAGCTGAATGAAAAGGTTGTTGGCGCATATCAACAAGGTAAATACCAAGATGGTATTGCCTTTGCTGAACAGTCTTATAAGTATGCGCTTGAGCACTTTGGAGCAGAGCACCCCAAGACCCTGACTGCTATGAACAACTTGTCAGGATTATATAACACCCAAGGTCTTTATAGCCAAGCCGAAGAACTTTTAAAAGAGGTTGTACGGCTTCGCGAGAAGGTTTTAGGAGCGGAAGATACTTCAACGATGAATGCCAGTAACAGATTGGCATTGTTTTATGAATCCCAGAAACGATACGAAAAAGCCGAATCGCTTTTTAAAAAGATATATGAGCTGCAAAAGAGAGTTCTTGGAGCAGAACATCAGGACGCTATAGTTTCGTTAGCCCATTTAGCTAAATTGTACCATTTGCAAGGACGAAACCGTGAAGCGGCATCGCTTATTGATGAAGCGCTCCAGACAGCAGAACGACACTGGAATGAACTTAATAAAAAAACTGCTACTGCCCTTAAAAAGGGAGATTACGAGCAAGGCATCAATCTTGCGAAACAGGCTTATGAATACGCGACCAAAGCACTCGGCAAGACACATCAAAACACCATTATCTCCGTCAATAACTTGGCTCGATTGCACGTTGCTCAAGGGCAAACTAACGAAGCAGAGTTGCTTTACAAAAAAGCAATTCAGCTCAGTGAAAAGATATTAGGACATGAACATCCGGTTACCTTGGCATCAATTAATAGCTTAGGTATGGTATACGTCTCAATGGGCCGGTACTCCGACGCGGAGTCCTACCTACAGGAGGCTCTACGATTACGAAAAAAAGTTCTTGGGTCGGAGCATGAGCATACTTTGACTTCTATTAATAACTTGGCTGGGTTCTATAAGTCTCAAGGCAATTACAGCGAAGCGGAACCGCTCTTGAAAGATGCTCTCCAGCTCAGGAAAAAAGTTCTAGGAAATGAACATCCGGCAACGCTGGTTTCTATGAACAACTTGGCTGGATTATATGAGTCACAAGGACATTATCAAGACGCGGGACCGCTTTATAAGGACGTTCTTAGGTTAAGAAAACAGGTACTGGGAAAGGAACATCCAGATACGCTGGTTTCTATGAGCAACTTGGCCGGATTATATGAATCTCAAGGACGTTACCAAGATGCAGAGCCAATCTATAAAGAAGGACTTCATATCAGTGCAAAGGTATTAGGAGATGAACATCCTGATACACTGGCTTATGGGAACAACTTGGCTTTCTTGTATCAGGCCCAAGGACGTTATCTGGAAGCGGAGCCAACCTATAAGGAAGTATTCCGGCTAAGAAGAAAAGTGCTGGGAGATGAGCACCCTGATACGCTGATTTCTATGAATAACTTAGCTGTATTGTATGAATCCCAAGGGCGTTACAACGACGCGGAGTTGAACTTTAAAGAGGTACTGCGGCTCAGAGAAAAAGTTTTGGGAAAAGCACATCCTCAAACAATTACTTCTATCCACAATCTTGCTGCACTGTATAAGGTGCAAGGACATTACGGTAAAGCGGAGCCAATCTTTAAGGAGGCATTTCAGCTCAGTAACAGGGTATTGGGAGAAGAGCATCCACAAACAATGACTTCTATCAACATGTTGGCAGGGTTATATAAAGCGCAACACCGTTATAAGGAAGCAGAGCCTCTATATAAGAAGGCTTTTGAACTTAGAAGGAAAATATTGGGACCAGAAAATCCAGCTACCTTGAGTTCCATGAATAGCTTGGCATTGTTATATGATGTTCAAGGGCGTTACGAAAAAGCGGGGCCACTTTTGAAAGATGCTCTCAGGCTCACTGAAAAGATATTGAGACCTGAAAATCCAAAGATTTTTGTTTCCATGAATAATTTAGCTGCGTTGTATCTTGACCAAGGCCGCTACAACGAAGCGGAGTCACTCTTAGAAGATGTTTTTAGGCTTAGCAATAAGACGTTAGGACGAGAAAATCCAGATACGATATATTATAGCAACAATCTTGCTGGAGTATACGAGTCTCAAGGTAATTATAGTAAAGCGGAACCACTTCTGGAAGATGCTCTCAGGCTTAGTAAAAAGGTAATGGATAAGAATCACCCTTTTACGCTCGTCGTTCAAAGTAATTATATTATGTTACTGGTCAAAACAGACCGCCCTGTCGTTGCTCTGAGACAGCTGCAAAAGCAGGAAGAACTGTTGCTATCGCGTTCTTTCCAAGAACTCTACACCAGTTCCAGTGAAAAGGTGCGGCGGCTGTATCTACAATCAACAAGTAAATTTCAGAAAATTGTTTTTTCGTTAGCCAACCACCAGTCAGAAAAAGAATATCAACAATACGCCGCTGAAGTCATGCTTCGCTGGAAGCAGGTTTATGCTGATGAAAGCCGCGTTCAGCACCAGTTGCTTACGCTCAATAATGATGAAGAATCAAAAAAGATCAACGAACAGATCAGCGCATCTCAGAAAAAACTGAGCCAAGCCTTGCGGCAGCAAGAGGAAAAGCCAGACATCCCGAAGCTGATCGAGAAAGCAAATCAAGATGAAACGGCATTGTTGGCCTTGGCGCGGCATTTGCGGACCGGCCTTGAGGTGAAAGATGTGAAGCTTGATAAGGTGCTGTCCGCCTTGCCGCAAGACGGCGGCCTGGTTGAATACCGGCTGTTCTCTTCCGTTGATTTCAAAACCGGTGATTTAGGAGAACATCATCTTGCCGCATTGCTTTTGTTTGGTGATCCTGATGCGCAAAAACGGTTTATCTTCCTTGATCTTGGTCCGCTCGCAGAAATCGTCAAATTAATGGATGATCTGGATGCAGTAAGAACCAACATTAAGGTACTACGGGATGAAATTGAGAAAAATGGGAAAGAGGAAGACATTGCCGCTTTGCAGAAACAGTTTAAAGAGGCGGACAGGTTAAACACAGCGGCCTGTCAAAAAGCTCTTGCTCCTCTTGAAAATCACATCAAAAATCTGAAACAGCTCTACATTGCGCCGGACGGTCGTTTAAACCTTCTTTCTTTCGCTTCAATGCGCCTACCCGATGGCCGCTTCCTCGCCGAACGCCAGCAGATCAACCGCCTGCAAACCGGTCGTGACTTGTTGGAGAATAAAAAAGACGTTCCCGCAAGCAAGGGAATGGTGGCAGTCGGCGGTGTAAACTATGGCCCTCAGCCTGTAAAAATTACGCAACAGGCAGACCTGCGTCAAATAACACCTCGCGTTAAAGGTGCTGCCCGCCAGCTTGATAACGGTTTTGGCAAGTTATCAGGTAGCAGAAGAGAGACAAAGAATATCTTCTCAACATATACGGAAAAATATAAGAATAATACCCAAGGCAAGCGGTTCATCAGCGATGATGCCAGCGAATACAATCTCAAGCACCTGAAACAACCACCCCGCATTCTTCATCTCTCCACCCACGGTTTCTACCTCACCGATGAGAAAAAAGAACTGGCAGACGAGGCCCCGCTCCTGCTCTCTGGACTCGCCTTAGCCGGGGCCAACAACGGCCTGCAAGGCAAACTGGATGAACACGGCGACGACGGCCTGCTTTACAGCCTGGAAGTGCTGGGGCTTAACCTGCAAGGCACGGAACTAGTTTCACTTTCCGCCTGCGATACCGGCAAAGGCGTGGTCGATTATTCTGAGGGCGTGTATGGTCTTGTTCGAGCCTTCCGTACTGCCGGGGCAAAGAACGTTCTGATGACCTTGACTCCGGTCGGAGATACAACGTCCAAAGACTTCATGGAGAAATTTTACGACCACTATCTTGCTGAAAACCTCAGCCCTTCTCGGGCTCTGCATAAAACTCGGCTGGATTTCATCCGTAACGGCAGACCAGTGAAAGATTGGTCTCCTTATGTTATGGTGGGGCGATAA